ATCGGGCTCGAGGCACCGCTGCTGGCGCTCGTGGTCCTGGCCGTCCCGTCGGTGCTCGCCGGGGCGTACGCGGGGATCGAGTCCGTCGACCCGGTCACGATCGACGCGGCGAAGGCCCAGGGCATGACCGGGTGGCAGGTGCTCTGGAAGGTCGAGATCCCGCTCGGGCTGCCGCTGCTCATCGGTGGCGTCCGGTCGGCCGTGCTCCAGGTCGTCGCCACCGCCACCCTGGCCGCCTACGTCGGCGCCGGGGGACTGGGCGGCTACTTCTTCCTCGGCCTCAAGACCCAGGACTACGCCGAGATGCTCGGCGCGTCCGTCCTCGTGATCGCGCTCGCGATCGCGTTCGAGATCGTGTTCGCCGCGCTGCAGCGGGCGTCGGTGCCGAAGGGCACCCTCGACCCGTCCGCGCGGCAGCGCCAGGGATCGCGCGAGCGAGCCCGCAATCCCATCCCGGAAGGAAACCCATCGTGATCACAGCACGGATCCGCGTCGCCCTCGCCGCCGCAACGGCACTCGGCGTCGCCGCAGCCCTGACCGGCTGCTCCTCTGGTGACCCGCTCAGCAGCGGCTCCAGCGCGTCGTCCGACTCGAAGACGATCGTCATCGGCTCGCAGCAGTACTACTCGAACGAGATCATCGCCGAGCTCTACGCGCAGGTGCTCGAGAAGGACGGCTTCACCGTCGAGCGCAACTTCAACATCGGGCAGCGCGAGGTCTACATCCCGCAGCTCGAGAAGGGCGCGATCGACGTCATGCCCGAGTACAGCGGCAACCTGCTGCAGTACTTCGACAAGGAGTCGACGGCCAAGAGTGCGGACCAGATCGACGAGGCGCTCGCGAAGGCCCTGCCGAAGGGTCTGCGGGTCCTCGACGAGGCCGACGCCACCGACCAGGACAGCTACACCGTGACGAAGCAGTTCTCCGAGGAGAACGACGTCACGAGCCTGGCCGACCTGAAGGACGTCAAGGAGAAGCTGACCGTCGGCGCGAACTCCGAGTTCCAGACCCGCCCGTACGGCCCCGAGGGCCTGAAGTCGGTCTACGGCGTGGACGTCGACTTCAAGGCGGTCGAGGACTCCGGCGGCGCCCTGACGGTGAAGGCGCTCAAGGACGGCACCGTTCAGCTCGCCGACATCTACAGCGCGGACCCGAGCATCAAGGCGAACGACTTCGTCTCGCTCAAGGACCCGGAGAACCTGATCCTGCCGCAGAACGTCATCCCGGTGGTCTCCGACAAGGTCGACGAGAAGGCTGCGGACGCCATCGACGAGGTGAACGAGAAGCTCACCACCGACAAGCTCATCGAGCTCAACGAGAAGAGCGTCACGGACAAGGAGAAGGCCTCGCAGATCGCGAAGCAGTTCCTCCAGGACGAGGGTCTGCTCTAGTCGCTCGGCGCTCTGCGCCGATCAGCACTGAACGACAGGTGTCGGGCTTCGGCCCGGCACCTGTCGTCGTTCACGCGGAGGATGATCGAGCACCGTCGTTCCGCACGGTTGTGCCGACCACTGCTTGTGCACGTTCGTGCAGAGTGCCCCTCTACAACTTGTCGAAGCAGGTGTCCCGGCGGTAGCGTGGAGGTGTCCCGACGGGGTGACAAGTACCAGTTCCTCCTCCCGGAAGAGGCATCTCTCGTGCACGAACAGCGCGCGGCGGACCGGCTCGGACACGCCGCATGAACGACATCCTCGATCCCCTGATCCTGTCGCGGTGGCAGTTCGGTCTGACGACGATCTACCACTTCCTCTTCGTCCCGCTGACGATCGGCATGGCGCTCGTCGTTGCCGTCTTCCAGTCGGCGTGGGTGCGGACCGGGCGCGCTCACTACCTCCAGCTGACCCGTTTCTTCGGGCGCATCTTCCTCATCAACTTCGCGATGGGCGTCGTCACCGGAATCGTCCAGGAGTTCCAGTTCGGCATGAACTGGTCGAACTACTCGCGGTTCGTGGGCGACGTCTTCGGTGCCCCGCTCGCGCTCGAGGGCATCCTCGCGTTCTTCTTCGAGGCGGCGTTCATCGGCATCTGGATCTTCGGGTGGGACCGCCTGCCGCGGGCGCTGCACCTGGCGAGCATCTGGTGCGTCAGCGTCGGCACGATGATGTCGGCGTACTTCATCCTGGCGGCGAACGCCTTCATGCAGCACCCCGTCGGCTTCGCGATCAACGAGGCGAAGGGCCGCGCCGAGCTCACCGACATCTGGGCCGTCCTGACCAACAAGGTCGCGCTGGCCGCCTTCCCGCACACGCTCTTCGGGGCCTTCATGGTCGCCGCCTCGGTGATCATCGCGGTCGCGGCGTGGCACCTCGCACGCAACCAGAACCTCGAGACGATGATGCCGGCGCTCAAGTTCGGCATGTGGACGATGCTGGCGTCCGGCGCGCTGACCGTGCTGTCCGGCGATCAGCTCGGGCTCACGATGGTCGACACCCAGCCCATGAAGATGGCCGCGGCCGAGGCGCTCTACAACACCTCGACGGGCAAGGACGCCTCGTTCTCGATCTTCACGCTCGGCACCCCGGACGGTGTGCACGAACTGTTCTCGATCCGCATCCCGTACCTGCTCTCGTTCCTGTCGACGCACACCTTCACCGGCACGGTCGAGGGCGTCAACGACCTGCAGGCGCAGTACACGCAGGTGTACGGCCCCGGCGACTACAAGCCGATCATCTGGGTGACCTACTGGTCGTTCCGGTGGATGATCGCCCTCGGTGTCGGGGCGGTGCTCGTGTCGGTCGTCGGCCTGTGGCTGACCCGCAAGGGCCGGTTCCCGACGCAGCGCTGGGTGTGGCGCATCGCCACCTGGTCGGTCCCGCTGCCGATGGCCGCGATGATCATGGGCTGGGTCTTCACCGAGATGGGCCGCCAGCCGTGGCTCGTGTTCGGGCTGCTCCGCACGGCGGACGGCGTCTCGCCGAACGTCACCGGGGTCGAGGTCCTCATCTCCCTGGTCGTGTTCACGCTGATCTACGGCGCGCTCGCGGTCGTCGAGTTCCGGCTCATCAAGAAGGTCGCGCAGGAGGGCCCCGCCGCCCCTGCGAAGGTCGACGAGGTCACCGGCGAGGTCGAGCACGAAGTGACGGTGTACTGAGATGGATCTGCCAGTCCTGTGGTTCGCGATCGTCGGACTGTTCTTCGTCGGGTACTTCGTCCTCGACGGGTTCGACTTCGGTGTCGGGATGTCCCTGCCGTTCCTCGGCAAGGACGACACCGACCGCCGTGTGCTCATCAACACGATCGGCCCGGTGTGGGACCTCAACGAGACCTGGGTCATCGTCGCCGGGGCCTGCTTGTTCGCGGCGTTCCCGGAGTGGTACGCGACGATGTTCTCCGGCTTCTACCTCGCCCTGCTGCTCATCCTCGTGGCGCTCATCGCCCGTGGGGTCTCGTTCGAGTACCGCCACCAGCGGAAGCACCCGGAGTGGAAGCGCCGGTTCGACCTGATGATCATCGTCGGCAGCGCCGTGCCGTCGTTCCTGTGGGGCGTCGCGTTCGGCAACGTCGTCCGCGGGATCCCGATGGACGCCGGGCACAACTTCACGGGCACGTTCCTCGACCTGCTCAACCCGTTCGCGCTGCTGACCGGCCTCGCGACCCTGATGGTGTTCTTCACGCACGGCGTCGTGTTCGTCGCACTGAAGACCGAGGGTGAGATCCGCGTGCGGGCGAAGCGCCTGGCGACCCGGGCGGGCGTGCTGACGATCGTCGTCGGTGCCGCGTTCCTGGTGGCGATGGCGTTCGTGCGGGCGACGCCGGCGAGCCTGGTGCTCTCGGTCGTCGCGGCACTCGCGCTCGTCCTCGCCGTGCTCTGCACCGCGTGGGGCAAGGAGGGGCGGGCGTTCACGCTGATGGCGGTCACGATCGCCGCCGTGGTCCTGGCGATGTTCACCGCGATCTTCCCCGACGTCATGCCGGCGTCGAACGACCCGGCCAACAGCCTGACCGTGGTCAACGCGTCGAGCGGGCAGTACACGCTGACGGTGATGAGCTGGGTCGCGCTGATCTTCGTCCCGCTCGTGCTGGCCTACCAGGCCTGGACCTACTGGGTGTTCCGCAAGCGCGTCTCGCGGGCCCACATCGACCAGGCCGCGCACTAGGGGCTCCCGGTGAAGCCGCTCGATCCTCGTCTGCTGCGCCTGTCGCGTGCCGCGCGCTGGTCCGTCGTCGCGTCCGCGGGGACGGGCCTGGTCCGCACACTCGCGACGATCGGTGTCGCGTGGGGGATCGCGGCGGCCGTCACGCTCGGCGTCGACGCGGTGCGCGACGGCCGGCTCCCGGAGACGTTCGTCCCGACGCTGGCGCTGCTGGCCGGTGCGTTCGTCGTCCGTGCCGTCGCCGCGTGGGCGACGGACGACCTGGCGGCGCGGGCCGGGGCGACGGTGAAGAGCGAGCTCCGTGCGACCGTCCTCTCCCGGGCGGCCGAGCGCGGACCGTCCTGGCTCGCCGCCCGGTCGAGCGCCGGCTTCGCCACGGCGCTCGGCCCCGGGCTCGACGCCCTCGACGCGTACTTCGGGCGGTACGTCCCACAGCTCGCGCTCACCGCCGTCGCGACCCCGGTGCTCCTCGTCGCGATCGGGCTCGGTGACCTGACGAGCGCGGTCGTCATCGTGCTCGCGATGCCGGTGATCCCCGTGTTCATGGTGCTCATCGGTCTGGCGACCCAGGCGCTGCAGCGGCGGCAGGCCGACGCGCTCACCCGCCTCGGCGGCGCCTTCACCGAGGCGGTGGAGGGCCTCGCCACCCTCAAGGTCTTCGGACGTGCCCGCCGCCAGGTCGACCGCATCGGCACCGTCACCGACGAGTACCGGCGCGGCACCATCGGCGTCCTGCGTCTGTCCTTCGTCAGCGGCTTCGCCCTCGAACTCGCCGCGAGCCTGTCCGTCGCCCTCGTCGCGGTGTCGATCGGCGTCCGACTCGTCGACGGCTCGCTCGGCCTCGGCGCCGCGATGTTCGTCCTGGTGCTCGCCCCGGAGGCGTTCGCACCCCTCCGCCAGGTCGGCGCCGACTTCCACGCCGCCCAGGACGGCGTCGAGGCGTCCGGCGCCGTGCTCGACGTCCTCGACGACCGGGGACGCGACACGTCGACCAGCGCACCCGCGCCCGGCGCCCCGGCCGCCGCGGCCACCGACCTGGTGCTCGAGGGCCTGGTGGTCCGTCGCCCCGACGTCGTCGTCGGACCGCTCGACCTGCGCGTCGCGCCCGGCACCGTCGTCGCCCTCGCCGGGCCCAGCGGGTCCGGTAAGTCCAGTCTCATCGCGGCGATCCGGGGTGTCCTCGCCCACGACGGCACGGTGACGGTGCCCGGTCCGGCCGACGCCACCCGCGCCGACCGCACGACCTGGGGTGACCAGCGTCCGCGCCTGGTGCGCGGCACGGTCGCCGAGAACGTCGCCCTGCACACGCGACCCGACGACCACGACGTGCGCCGCGCCCTGGGCGAGGCGGGGCTGGGTGTCGAGCCGAGCCTCCCGGTCGGACCCGGGGGAGCCGGTCTCTCGGGCGGTCAGGCGCAGCGCGTCGCGGTCGCCCGGGCCCTGTACCGGGCGCGTCGCGCCCGCACCCCGCTCGTCCTGCTCGACGAGCCGACGTCGGCCCTCGACGCCGACGCGGAGCAGATCGTCGTCGACGCCGTCCGGTCGCTCGCCGCCGACGGCGCGGTCGTCGTCGTGGCGAGCCACCGCCCCGCCGTGCTGGCCGCCGCCGACGTCCGCGTCGACCTCCGCCCCGGCGGAGCGGTGACCGTGACGCACCGACAGGAGGCACGCTCGTGAGCCGGGAGGCCCGTCCCACCCCCGTCCTGCGGCTGGCGCTCCCGCACGGGGCCGGCTGGGCGAAGGCGGTCGCCGCCGGCACGCTCAGTGCGGTCTGTGCGGTGGCGCTCCTGGCGGCGAGCGGCTACCTCATCACCCGCGCGGCCGAGCAGCCGCCGATCCTCTACCTGACGCTCGTCATGGTCGGGGTGCGTGCGTTCGCCCTCGGCCGGGCCGCACTGCGCTACGTCGACCGGCTCGCCGGGCACGACGCGTCGTTCCGGCAGCTCGCCGTCGTCCGGACCGAGATGTACCGACGGCTCGCCTCGGTCGCGCCGGCCGGGCTCGGGGCGACCGGGCGCGGCGACCTGCTCACCCGGCTCGTCACGGACACCGACCGGCTGCAGGACCTGCCGATCCGCGTCGTCGGCCCGCTCGTGTCGGCCGGGGTCGTCGCCGTGCTCTCCGTCGTCGCGGTCGCGGTGGTCTGGTGGCCCGCGGCGGTGGTGCTCGTCGTCGCCCTCGCCGTCGCCGCGCTGCTCGGGACGGTCACGACCCTGTCCGTCGCGCGGCGATCGGACCGCGAGACGGCGGCCGAGCGCGGACGGGTCGCGGACCTGGTGCTCGACACCGTCCGGACCCTCGACGTGTTCGCCGCGTACGGCACGCTGCCCGACCGCCTGGCCGGCATCGCCGCGCTCGACGCCCGCGTGACCCGCGCCGTCCGGCGTCGTGCGACCGTCGAGTCGCTCGTCGGGGCCCTCGTCGGCCTGGTCGGTGGCGGCGCCGTCGTCGGGGTGCTCGCGGTCGGTGCTCCCGCGGTCGTCTCGGGCGCGCTGGACGGACCGCTCTGGGCGCTCGCCGTCTTCGTGCCGCTCGCACTCTTCGAGGTCGTCGGCGGGGTCCCGCTCGCCGTCCTGACGCTGCGCCGGGTCCGCGCCGCCGCGGAACGGGTCGAGGAGGTCGTCCCCGCGGAGATCCCGGCCGGCATCGTTCCGGAGCCCGACGTGCCGGCCGACCCGTCGGACCTCGTCGTCGACGGGCCGGTGCGGGTGGCGGTGCGGGACCTGACCGTGCGGTGGCCCGGCGCGTCAGCGCCCGCGGTGGACCGGGTGTCGTTCGACCTCCACCCGGGTGAGGTCGTCGTGCTCGAGGGGCCGAGCGGTGCCGGGAAGTCCACCCTCGTGGACGCCCTGGTGCGGTTCGTCGACCACGAGGGGTCGTACACGCTCGACGGGGTCGGGACGCGGTCGATGCACCCGGACGCGGTGCGCGCACGGGTCGGGCTCGTGGAGCAGGACCCGTTCGTGTTCGACCAGTCGGTGCGGCAGAACCTGCTCTTCGCGCGGGACACCGCGACGGACGCCGAGCTCAGCGACGTGCTCGACCGGGTCGGGCTCGGCCCGTGGGTCGCGGGGCGCGGTGGGCTCGACGCCCCGGTGGGGGAGCGCGGCGGACTGCTCTCCGGCGGGCAGGCGCACCGCCTCGCGCTCGCCCGGGCGCTGCTGCACGCGTTCCCGGTGCTGGTGCTCGACGAGCCGACCGCGGACGTCGACCCCGACCTCGGCGACGCGGTGCTCCGCGACCTCGTCGGTGCGGCGCGGCGGGCCGGACGCACCGTGCTGGTCGTGTCCCACGTGCCGGTCCCGGCCGACCTGGTGGACCGGACCCTGCGGATGCGTGACGGGCGCCTCGTCGAGGGGTGACCACCTGCCGGACGGAGGATGCGTCGGCGGGACCGGGGCGGGCCTCCAGGCCTTGTACCCTTGGTGATCGTGACCACCGAGCACTCCACTGCGAACGCAACCGAGCACCCCGCCGGACCCGCAGCCGTCGATCCCGACGCCTACGACTTCCGCCGCATCCAGGAGAAGTGGCAGCCCCGCTGGGAGGAGCTCGGCCTCTTCACGACCGACCTCGACGACTCGCGCCCGCGCAAGTACATCCTCGAGATGTTCCCGTACCCGTCCGGCGACCTGCACATGGGGCACGCCGAGAACTGGGCACTCGGCGACTTCGTGGCCCGCTACTGGCGGCAGCAGGGCTTCAACGTCCTGCACCCCATCGGCTGGGACTCCTTCGGCCTGCCCGCCGAGAACGCGGCGATCAAGCGCGGGGTCGACCCGGCGCAGTGGACCTACGCGAACATCGAGCAGCAGAAGGCCTCGTTCAAGCGCTACGCGCCGTCGTTCGACTGGACGACGGAGATCCACACGTCGGACCCCGAGTACTACAAGTGGAACCAGTGGCTGTTCCTCAAGATGTACGAGAAGGGCCTGGCTTACCGGAAGGACAGCTGGGTCAACTGGGACCCGGTGGACCAGACCGTGCTCGCGAACGAGCAGGTGCTGCCCGACGGCACCTCGGACCGTTCCGGCGCCGTCGTCGTCAAGAAGAAGCTGACGCAGTGGTACTTCGCGATCACGAAGTACGCGGACCGGCTGCTCGACGACCTCAACCAGCTCGAGGGTCGCTGGCCGGCGAAGGTGATCGCGCAGCAGCGCAACTGGATCGGCCGTTCGGTCGGCGCCGACGTCGACTTCGTCATCGAGGGGCACGACGAGCCCGTCACCGTGTTCACCACACGTCCGGACACCATCCACGGGGTGACGTTCCTCGTCGTGGCGCCGGACTCGGACCTGGCGGCGTCGCTGGTCTCCGTCGCCCCTGACGACGTGCGTGCCGACTTCGACGCGTACCTGACCGCGACGCAGAAGACCTCGGAGATCGACCGGCAGAACGCCGACCGGCCGAAGACCGGCGTGCCGCTCGGCCGCTCCGCGATCCACCCGCTCACGGGGGAGCGCCTGCCGATCTGGGCCGCCGACTACGTGCTCGCCGACTACGGCCACGGCGCCGTGATGGCGGTCCCGGCGCACGACCAGCGCGACCTCGACTTCGCCCGGGCCTTCGACCTGCCCGTCAAGGTCGTCGTCGACACGAACCAGCCGGTCACCGGTGCCATCCCGGTCATCCCCGAGGGGGCGACGCTCGAGGACCTGCCCGCGCTCGACCCCGTCTCGACCGGCGAGGCGCTCACCGGCCAGGGCCGGATGATCAACTCCGGGCCGCTCGACGGCATGTCGAAGCAGCACGCCATCACCGCGGCGATCTCCCTGCTCGAGGAGCGCGGGACCGGCCGGGCCGCGAAGACCTACCGCCTGCGCGACTGGCTCATCTCCCGTCAGCGCTTCTGGGGCACCCCGATCCCGATCATCCACGGCGCCGACGGCACCGAGCACCCGGTCCCGATGGACCAGCTGCCGGTGCGCCTGCCGTCGACCGAGGGCCTCGACCTCAAGCCGAAGGGCACCTCGCCGCTCGGTGGAGCGACCGACTGGGTGAACGTGCCGAACCCGGTGGACGGCACCCCGGCGCTCCGCGACACGGACACGATGGACACCTTCGTCGACTCGTCGTGGTACTTCCTGCGCTTCCTGTCGGCCCAGGACGACACGCAGGCGTTCGACCCCGAGGCCGCTCGGAGGTGGGCGCCGGTCGACCAGTACATCGGTGGCATCGAGCACGCGATCCTGCACCTGCTCTACGCGCGCTTCGTCACGAAGGTCCTGTTCGACCTCGGCTACCTCGACTTCACCGAGCCGTTCTCGGCGCTGCTCAACCAGGGCATGGTGCTCTCCGGCGGCTCGAAGATGTCGAAGTCGAAGGGCGGCGTCTCGCTCGGCGACGAGCTCGACGCGAACGGCGTCGACGCGATCCGACTCGTGATGGGCTTCGCCGGGCCGCCGGAGGACGACATCAACTGGGAGGACGTGTCGCCGTCGGCGTCGGCACGCTTCCTCGCCCGTGCCTACCGCCTGGCGCTCGACGTGACCTCGGCACCGGACGCCGTCTGGGCCGACGGCGACCGTGCCCTGCGCCAGGTGACGCACCGCTTCCTGGCCGACGCGCCGGGGATGATGGAGGCCTTCAAGTTCAACGTCGTGATCGCGCGACTGATGGACCTGGTGAACGTCACCCGCAAGGCGATCGACAGCGGCCCCGGCGCCGGTGACCCCGCCGTGCGCGAGGCCGTCGAGACGATCGCCCTCGCCCTCGCCGTCTTCGCCCCGTACACCGGCGAGGAGATGTGGGAGAAGCTGGGCTACGAGGCCACGGTCGCCACGTACGGCTGGCGGAAGGCGGACCCGACGCTGCTCGTGCAGGAGACGCTCACCGCGGTCGTGCAGGTCAACGGCAAGGTGCGCGACTCGTTCGAGGTGTCGAAGTCGATCGAGGCGGACGAGCTCGAGCAGCTCGCGCGGGCCTCGGCGAACGTGCAGCGGTACATCGGTGACCGCGAGATCGTCAAGGTCATCGTGCGGGCGCCGAAGCTCGTGAACATCGCGATCAAGGGCTGACGGCTCCCGGAGTCCTCCCCACCTGACCGGCCCGGCCGGTCCCTCCACAGGAGGGGCCGCCGGGCCGTCGTCGTCCCCGTGGCGGGACCTACCGTGCCGGGCATGACTGCTTCGTCTCCTGGAGGACCCGGTGCCGACGGGTCGTGGGCGTCCCGGTTCGCGCTCTCGCCCCGGGCGGCCGTGGTGCTGGCCGCCGTGGTGGTCGGGCTCGCGCTCGTGGTCGTCGCGATCGGGACCCTCGGGACGCGATCGACGGCCGGGGTGACGGTGACGAGCGCGCCCTCGACGGCGTCCGGCCGACCGGATCCGGGTCCGAGCACGGACGCCACGGGCGGCGCTCCCGGGTCCGGATCGCGCTCGGGATCGGCGAGTGCCGCGGCGGTCACCGTGTACGTGCTCGGCGCGGTGGTCCGGGCCGGGGTCGTCGAGGTCCCCGCCGGGACCCGTGTGGACGGCGCGCTGCAGCGAGCGGGGGGAGCCACGGCCGACGCCGACCTCGCCCGGCTCAACCTCGCTCGTCCGGTGGTGGACGGAGAACGCCTGTACGTGCCGCGGGTCGGGGAGACCGAGGTGCCCGAGGCGCTCCGGCCGGACGCGCCGGGTGCCGGGGGCGGGAGTGCCGCCGTCGGGGGTGGTGCCGGCGGCGCGGACGACACGGGCGCGGCCGTCGTCGACCTCAACACCGCCGACCAGCCGACGCTCGAGACCCTGCCCGGCATCGGCCCGGCACTGGCTGCCCGCATCCTGGCGTGGCGCGAGGAGCACGGCGGGTTCACGTCGGTGGACGACCTGCTCGAGGTCAGCGGCATCGGCGACACCCGCCTCGCCGAGCTGCGGGACCGGGTCCGGGTCTGAGTCGTGGAGGTGCAGCCGAGCCTCGTCGACCTGCGCCTGGCGGGACCGGTGGCCGTCGCGTGGGTCGAGGCGGCACTGCTCGTCGGGGCGCCGGGGCTCGCGTGGTGGTGCGCGACGACCGCGGCGACCGCCGGCACCGTGGTCGTCCTGGCGATCGTGATGCGGGGTCGGCGTGGGCGTGCAGCGCTGTCCGGCGGTCGCGGTGGTCTGCTGGGCGGCGTGCTGGGCGGCGTGCTCGTCGCGGCAGTGTGCTGCCTGCTCGTCGCGGTGGCGGTCGGGGTGGGCGCGGCGGCGCGGTCGCCGCAGGCGCTCGCCGACCGTGCCGGACGGACCGTGGCCGTCGAGGTCGTGCTGACCCGGGACCTCGCCCCCTCCGACCGGTCGACCACGGGCACGCTGCGGGCGATCGGTGACGTGGGCGGGCTCGAGGTCCCCGTGCGCGTGGTCCCGACCGGGCGTCTCCGTGCGTCGGCCGGAGCGGTGCTGCACGCCCGGGCGACGGTGCAGACCGACGACGGCGGCGCACCGACCACGGCGGTGGTGTTCCTGCGCGGACGTCCGACGAGCCTGCCGCCGACCGGACTGCTGGCAGCGTCGGAGCGCGTACGGCAGGCCTTCACGGCGGTGACGCGCGACCTGCCCGAACCCGGTGGCGCGCTGCTGCGCGGGCTGGCGATCGGGGACCGCAGCGGACTCGACCCGGCGACCGAGTCCGCCATGGAGACGACCGCGCTGACCCACCTCACGGCGGTCTCCGGCTCGAACTGCGCCGTCGTCGTCGCGCTCGTCGTGGCCGGGTGCCGGGCGCTCGGGCTCCCTCGGGTCCTCCGGGCGGCCGCGGCCGTCGGGTTCCTGGTGGCCTTCGTGGTGCTCGTGCGACCGGACCCGTCGATCGTGCGTGCCGCGGTGATGGCGGTGGTGGTCCTGGCGGTCCGGCTGTCGGGCCGCCCGCTCCGCGGGGTGCCGCTCCTGGCGCTCACCGTGCTCGGCATGCTCGTGGTGGACCCCTGGTACGCCCGGGCGCCAGCGTTCGCGCTGTCGGTCCTGGCCACCGGTGGCATCATCGTGCTGGCACCGCGCCTGACCGCCCTGCTCGCGCGGCGGTGGTGGCAGCCCGTCGCCGCGGCGGTCGCGATCCCCGTCGCCGCACAGCTCGCCTGCTGGCCCGTGACGGTCGTGCTCGCCCCGACCCTCCCGACCTACGCGGTCCCGGCGAACCTGCTGACGGAGCCCCTCGCGCCCGTCGTCACCGTCGGCGGGCTCGCCGCGTGCGTGCTCGCTCCCGTCTGGCCCTGGGGCGCCGCGGTCGTCGCGCACGTGGCCTGGGCTCCCGCGGCGGTCATCGGTGCGCTCGCGCACGGGGCGGCCGCACTGCCGGCGGCGACGCTCGACTGGCCCGCCGGACCGGTCGGAGCCGCGACGGCGGGGCTGGTCAGCCTGGCGGTCGCCGGTGCCGTCCTCGTGGATCCTCCGCGACGGACGTGGGCGCTGGTCGCGGCGGGTACCGTCGTCGCGATCGGGCTCGGACTCGTGGCCGTCCCGCGGCTCGTGGTGCGCTCGACCGTGCCGGGGGACTGGTCGGAGGTGGCGTGCGACGTCGGGCAGGGTGACGCCGTCCTGGTGCGCGACGGCGCCGGTCCGGTCGCCCTCGTCGACACCGGGGACGACGAGGAACTGCTGCTGCGGTGCCTCGACCTGGTCGGGGTCGACCGGGTCGACCTGCTCGTGCTGACCCACTTCGACCGTGACCACGTCGGCGCGGTCGGGGCGGTGGCGGACCGGGTGGCGAGGGCGCTCGTCGGTCCCGTCGGACGGCCCGAGGACGAGCGGGTCGTCGGGACGCTCGAGCGGGCCGGGGTCGAGGTCCGGACCGCGGACGACGGCACGTCGGGCACCCTCGGCGCGTTGCGCTGGCGGGTGGTGTGGCCGCGCGCCGGATCGTCAGCATCGGGCAACGACGCGAGTGTCGTCCTCGAGACCACCGCCGACGGACCCTGCCCGACCTGTGTGTCCGGGGTGTTCCTCGGCGACCTCGGGGA
The sequence above is drawn from the Curtobacterium sp. MR_MD2014 genome and encodes:
- the leuS gene encoding leucine--tRNA ligase, whose product is MIVTTEHSTANATEHPAGPAAVDPDAYDFRRIQEKWQPRWEELGLFTTDLDDSRPRKYILEMFPYPSGDLHMGHAENWALGDFVARYWRQQGFNVLHPIGWDSFGLPAENAAIKRGVDPAQWTYANIEQQKASFKRYAPSFDWTTEIHTSDPEYYKWNQWLFLKMYEKGLAYRKDSWVNWDPVDQTVLANEQVLPDGTSDRSGAVVVKKKLTQWYFAITKYADRLLDDLNQLEGRWPAKVIAQQRNWIGRSVGADVDFVIEGHDEPVTVFTTRPDTIHGVTFLVVAPDSDLAASLVSVAPDDVRADFDAYLTATQKTSEIDRQNADRPKTGVPLGRSAIHPLTGERLPIWAADYVLADYGHGAVMAVPAHDQRDLDFARAFDLPVKVVVDTNQPVTGAIPVIPEGATLEDLPALDPVSTGEALTGQGRMINSGPLDGMSKQHAITAAISLLEERGTGRAAKTYRLRDWLISRQRFWGTPIPIIHGADGTEHPVPMDQLPVRLPSTEGLDLKPKGTSPLGGATDWVNVPNPVDGTPALRDTDTMDTFVDSSWYFLRFLSAQDDTQAFDPEAARRWAPVDQYIGGIEHAILHLLYARFVTKVLFDLGYLDFTEPFSALLNQGMVLSGGSKMSKSKGGVSLGDELDANGVDAIRLVMGFAGPPEDDINWEDVSPSASARFLARAYRLALDVTSAPDAVWADGDRALRQVTHRFLADAPGMMEAFKFNVVIARLMDLVNVTRKAIDSGPGAGDPAVREAVETIALALAVFAPYTGEEMWEKLGYEATVATYGWRKADPTLLVQETLTAVVQVNGKVRDSFEVSKSIEADELEQLARASANVQRYIGDREIVKVIVRAPKLVNIAIKG
- a CDS encoding ComEA family DNA-binding protein, whose protein sequence is MTASSPGGPGADGSWASRFALSPRAAVVLAAVVVGLALVVVAIGTLGTRSTAGVTVTSAPSTASGRPDPGPSTDATGGAPGSGSRSGSASAAAVTVYVLGAVVRAGVVEVPAGTRVDGALQRAGGATADADLARLNLARPVVDGERLYVPRVGETEVPEALRPDAPGAGGGSAAVGGGAGGADDTGAAVVDLNTADQPTLETLPGIGPALAARILAWREEHGGFTSVDDLLEVSGIGDTRLAELRDRVRV
- a CDS encoding ComEC/Rec2 family competence protein, with protein sequence MEVQPSLVDLRLAGPVAVAWVEAALLVGAPGLAWWCATTAATAGTVVVLAIVMRGRRGRAALSGGRGGLLGGVLGGVLVAAVCCLLVAVAVGVGAAARSPQALADRAGRTVAVEVVLTRDLAPSDRSTTGTLRAIGDVGGLEVPVRVVPTGRLRASAGAVLHARATVQTDDGGAPTTAVVFLRGRPTSLPPTGLLAASERVRQAFTAVTRDLPEPGGALLRGLAIGDRSGLDPATESAMETTALTHLTAVSGSNCAVVVALVVAGCRALGLPRVLRAAAAVGFLVAFVVLVRPDPSIVRAAVMAVVVLAVRLSGRPLRGVPLLALTVLGMLVVDPWYARAPAFALSVLATGGIIVLAPRLTALLARRWWQPVAAAVAIPVAAQLACWPVTVVLAPTLPTYAVPANLLTEPLAPVVTVGGLAACVLAPVWPWGAAVVAHVAWAPAAVIGALAHGAAALPAATLDWPAGPVGAATAGLVSLAVAGAVLVDPPRRTWALVAAGTVVAIGLGLVAVPRLVVRSTVPGDWSEVACDVGQGDAVLVRDGAGPVALVDTGDDEELLLRCLDLVGVDRVDLLVLTHFDRDHVGAVGAVADRVARALVGPVGRPEDERVVGTLERAGVEVRTADDGTSGTLGALRWRVVWPRAGSSASGNDASVVLETTADGPCPTCVSGVFLGDLGEQAQRRLRPLVEAHPDVVKVAHHGSADQDPALYRQLAAPIGLIGVGADNTYGHPTASALDALRAAGTTAFRTDEQGTVVVSRSADESLQVWTERTAPATTTGVRPAGGPSVAARRIGTGPDQLAPEPTEGTHARQEAHARRREDRPGAVVRCPAGARRAGHRSRAVPGGAGEQRPP